The Pyrus communis chromosome 5, drPyrComm1.1, whole genome shotgun sequence region ttatttttttatcattgtaAAGGACCCGAGCAAGGGTTGTCTTACCAACCCCGCCCATTCCCACTATGGGGATTACCGATATGTGGCTACTACTTGCATTATCCGATAGCAACATACTTTTCAAGTCCATTTCATCTCTCTCCCTACCATAAGCACTAAATTCATGCTCAACAAAGGATGTTGTGGGAGTTCTTTGAGAAACTGCTCCCTTGACACCTCCTATAAGACCAAGGAGATCTTTTTGTTTAGCAAGGTGTTCTAGTCTCTCAAATATCACTTGTACCCTACCATTCATGCCTTGATAAAAAGGATTAAGAGAGGTAGATAGGAAGTTCCACACCTGGGTTTTCTTAGTTTGATATTCAGCTTCCACCTTGGAGCGCAAAACTTCAGCATCGATCTCGTCCAGTAGATCCTCAGCATCAAAGACAGCGTGTTTGAGCTCGTTGAGCCACATCCCCACAGCAGGGTTGACAATCTGCTTCTCCTCTGCATCATTGAGCACTGCATGAAGGGTCAACAACGTCAGCTTCAGTTTCTCCAATAGTGAATGGTCAAGTTTTTTCCGCCGGAAGAAGTCCACCAGCTCGCCAGAAGAAACCTTGTCGCACAGCGTCCGGATGGAAGCAGAGAGAAAAGCCTCTCCGATCAAAGCTCCtgccatttctctctctctctctctctctctctctctctctctctctgttttttcttttctttttttttggtcttcAAAGAAGTGTTGAGGTGAGGAAGAGTGATTAATTTCGTTTCGGAAAGAGACGACTTGATATAATTTTTAGTCAATAGTTCAGTGGACCTCACACGTTAATCATAGAGAATTAATTCCAGATAATTTAACTGACAATTTCCTAGTAGTTGGTGGTTAATAATCGAGTGGACCACACGATTTAATCATAGAGTGTTTATTCCCTATAATTTAAGTGACAATTTCCTAGTAGTTGGTTCGTGTGAGATTGAAAGGTTGTAGGCTTCCTTCCAGGACAATAGTATATGAAACTTtgaatcatcttcttctttgtgATTGATGTATGCATGAAACAGTTAATCATGTCTGTTGTCTTGGTgaacttaaacaaacaactcaGTTCCTGATCATATATTCGATTCATTGTTCCTCTAATTAACAGTTCGATCGAGCTtaaaatttaaggaaaactaatgaaaagagtttgaaaactttgagttttaacgataaggacgaaataaagggtaaagtaagtagtaccaggtttgactttttaatgttaaaatatggtttttcgttaaaatgaacagtaccgcgagtttttcgttaaaactccctaaaattTATAGTTAATTTGTGTGCCTTTGGATGGTAATTAACCAAAACATCACTATTGTCTTTTTGATAATAAAAATCACGTTGGGAGTTTGCTCCTAGACGGGCAGATACTACACATGATTAGTCAAATTTATCacctaattaattaagattaagaTTGGAATCTTTTGCTTTTTATGTTATCATGTCATGCATTTTAATTAATAGATTGGAGTAATATAATGAATAAGCCTTTACAAATTACATATGATATGAGTAAAAGATTCGGAACAAAGAGAAAGAGACAAATTTTAAGTCACTAATGCAACAATTATTGTTGGCCATAACTATAAGTGCAGAGGAAAGAGACCATCACCTGAGTCCGAATAAGTAATACTaggtagattaaatttgtagattaaatttgtaaattaaatgatatgttaccaataagaaataaacgcGTTGATCAACTGAACAtgtaagtaataatctaataatcaactttcatgttatttaatttataaaattatatctacaaatttagtgtATCTAGCATTACCTTAAAGATTATAATATCTTTAATAAAATAGCCTGTGTGGAAATCGCCTATTATTGACCAAGTCCACAGCCAACCTAGAGTCTCTCCTTTCCCACTTAATCAAAAGAATTAaacaatggaagaaaaaaaataatgctagagagatggCATAAagttttctaaaataaaaaccaCTACATAACATGGACCTCCCATCAATTGGTGGATTAAAGCTGGGTCTCTTAATAAAGAGTAAATTATAACAATGGTTCCTTTAACTTAATTAGAGTAATGATTCCTCAACTAAAAAGGTATGCTCATTGGTTCCTTAACTCCTCAAAACATGCAGTTGTGgtcattttcttcaactttgtTAGAACTTTCGTAAAAATAAGGCATGTGCCATGCACATGAGTCTAAATCAAAGAGtaaatatggaaaaccaaatgagaaattttttagcaatagtccctcaactttaacccaactGGAGAAATGATTCATCAACTTCAacccaattagagcaatggtccctcaactttaacacAATTGAAgaaatggttcctcaactttaacacaattggagaaatggttcctcaattttaacctaattgcagcaatgatccttccaacataactcattttgacataatTCTGACAGAGTTAACAAGATGGACCATAATTGCACATTTTGAAGAGTTAAggaaccaatggtaatgaatatTTAGTTggaggaccattgctacaattttctcactAGTAAAAAGGTGATTTGggtatttgaaatttgatgtaaTCCATCAAAAAATGGACCATCTTCCCAATATTAAAAGAGTGATTTTGGTTTAGCGTCATTCTCTTCCCATACTTTGAAAAGATTCCAAGTTCGAATTTATTAAACTCCAAATAAAAACAATGCTCCATAATAACGAAGAAAAAGTTGTATGATTGACCTAATTATATAAATAAGAAGACTCATCATGCCTTATAACCACTCGATCGAGCTCAAAATTTTATTGTCAATTTATGTGCCTTTGAATGGTAATTAACCAAAACATCACTGTTGTCTGTTGGTACCAGAAGTTGCGTTGGGATTTTGCTCTTAGAAGGGCAGATACAGCACGTTACGATTAAGATTGGAATCTTTTGTTGATTATGTTTTGATTATATAATCAATAAGCCATTACATAAGATATGAGTaggtttaatttttgttctttttcatgCTTTTCCGATGAGCTGGACTGTGAGCTGGCTTGCTGAGTTGGCAGTGAGTTGTACATTCTTTGTGTACTTCCATCCCCCCAAGCTCAAGGGAGAACATatgtaactcaaaagtcgtTATTATGCACTCctactttattattttttagaacGCAAATAACATTTCCTGTTAATCAATAATTTAGTAAACCCCAGGTTAAGCATAGAGTCTTATTCCTTGTAAGTTAACTGACAATTTCTTGGTACTTGGTGGTCAATAATTAAGCGGACTCCACACGTTAATCATAGAGTCTTATATTCCCTTCAATTCCAATGAGAATTTCCTTGTAGTTGGTTGGTGTGAGAGTGACAAGAGTGTGGGTTGGGTGACTTTCGATCGGTTTCCTTCCACGACATTACAATATGAAACTTTGAATTATCTTCATCGTGAGTGTGTATGCATGAAACAGTTAATCATGTCTGGTGTCTTGGTAAATCTAAACAAACAACTCAGTTCCTAATCGTATACTCGATTCATTATTCCTCTAAATAATTGCTCGATCGAGCTTAAAATttatggttaatttgtgtgccttTCGATGGTAATTACCAGAACTTCACTATTGTCTTGTTGATAATAAAAGTCGCCTCGGGAGTTTGCTCTTAGACGGGCAGATACAACACATGATTAGTTAAATTGATCacctaattaattaagatttagattggaatcttttgtttttttatttatcatgtCATCATGCGTATTAATTAATAGATggcttaaatgttaaaatagTCACTGTGTTTTAATCATTGGGTCAATTTAGTTCATGTGTTTTCAATTTGACCAATTTAGTCCTTGTGTTTATCTTCATTAaccaattaaggacatttccatctaatttcagttttaaaaaaaattataaattttaataaacttatttataaaattataatttatttgatttaaaatatttaaaatgaaataacattaaaaattaaaagaaaaattattctccTCTCAACTCTTCAACCTCCTTCCTAGCATTACTTCCTTTATTTTCtatgtcacaaccttaatcatttttcagattagaagttttgtttcttatatgtgttatttctcattgatttgcAATTTTTTCTGTAAGTAGAAAGGGTAATTATTTCCTATATGattttttcttatgaattttttaaaagatgttgaatgaaatgtccttaattggctaATAGAGACAAGTACGAGgactaaattaatcaaattgaaAACACGGAGATTAAATTAGCCATATGGCTATAATAGAGGaaccattttgacatttaagccttAGTAGATTGGGTTATATAATGAATAGGCCTTTATATATGATATGAGTAAAAGATTCGGAACAAAGAGAAAGAGACCATTTGTAAGTCGCCAAATGAAACAATTATTGTTGGCCAAAAGTGCGAGAAGAAAGAGACCGTCACCAAAATCTGAatgagtaatgttaggtagactaaatttgtagattaatttgcaaactaaattatgtgccaccaataagaaataagcacattgatcaactaaacaagtaataatctaatcatcaactttcatgtcatttagtttatgtGCCTTTGGATGGTAATTAACCAAAACATCACTGCTGTTTGTTGATACTAGAAGTCGCGTTGGGATTTTGCTCTTAGAAGGGCAGATACAACACGTTACGATTAAGTTTGGAATCTTATGTTGATTATGTCTTGATTATATAATCGATACGCCTTAATATATGATATGAGTAGGTTTAATTACTTGAATATGGAAATTTAAGGGGTATCAAGAGGAGCTTAAccaaaatataattatttgtGAAAGTTTTAATCTTGGATATTTTGGAGTATAAAGAGGGCCGCACTAGTGCACTTCCAGTATAGTAAGCCCCCCGGACAATAGGCAACTCAATCCCTTTAAATGAACAATAACTGCCTGCAGTGAACActaactgtccaagtgcatccCCATCCCTAAACTAAATAGCCCAAGCAattcatattaaattattaatattttatttataaaataataaaagataacttcatttttaattttggatactaataaaagattggttgaaagtatttgaaaatattgaaatgtagtgTAAAAGTAAAGTGGAAGAACATGGCTACATacttatacaaaaaaaaaattttattttacatatttataatttttttaattaattttttaaaattgtttaataatttaaattttaactaaCACCTTGCGTCACATAGGTAGGGCGTTGAGTCAGGCGATTATTGcctaatttctccattaggCTCGCCTTGAGCCCAATTACCCGAGTGGGCTAGAGTGTTTTGGGAGGGGGGAGTGGATTGGATTGCCTATCCCCAAGTCAACAAGcaacggtggagttgctctaatgaCTAAGCTCAAGGGAGAACATATGGAACTCAAAAGTCATCATCATGCACTCCTACTTTATTATTTTTGGGAGCGCAAATAACAGCTCCTTGTTAGAAGTCATACTAAAGCGCTAAAGCAAGTTCAGACAAAGGGATATCTTAAATTGGTGTCACACTTCACatgtcaaaactcaaaagtaaTCCTCTCCGAATGTAAGTTTCGTGTTCAGACAAAAACTTCGAAGCCAGTAACTGATTGCCAAATAGATTCATAAGAAGTTCATCAAGGTGTTAAGAGCATACCGTGTCGTTTGTAATTAATCAAAGATCTTGGATGAAAGCATTATCTTCCAGTTCATGACGATTCATCCAACAGCTGTTTGATTTTTTCTTATACGGGTTGTATCCTTCGATTTTGATTCAAATGGCAGAACTTCTTGCAATGATTTTGGAACCACCGGCCTGTAGACTTCTTCGGCTTCCTTTCAATTGGCTGTCAACACAagcaaatgaaacaaaaaaatgttcAAGTACCTTGAAAAACATGCAGTGGTAGTTTTCATCCCTTGCCCAGGTCATATCACAGGGTTCTAGGGATGTCGTCAATGGGTTGTAAAATAGAGGAACTTCAACTCGAGTCCAGGCAGGCAAGAAAACAATGTCTGTCATCAAAATTTTGTCCTCAAAGTGCACCTAGCAATCCCTTCTTCTGGTTGTCCACCCATCTTTTTGGTTGGTTACCAATTTCTTCTTTTGCAGCCTGTCGAGATTACAATGAATAAAAGTGAATTAAATTAGTATAATGCGTCATACGAAGACACATGCCTGTCCACGCTCAGAACGATGATTGCAATGAAGGGTGTTATCAGTAATATGCTTCGACATTAAACAAGCATACCATTTTCACCTGCTCTGGGATTAAATCAAGCTATTTTGGGATGTTATCAGTAATATGCCTCAACATCAAACAAGCATACCTTTTTCACCTGCTCCGGGATCAAATCGAGCTATTTCAAGGTCTGGGGTAAACACATCTTTCACATGTGCAGTGTTCTTGAAGATCTTGCATGGGTGACCTAGTTTCAGTTCTTCACTACTCGTGATGCATGTGGTTGAACTCAAGCACAACAGCAGTTGCTGTGATCCTAAACTGTGCCTGCCAAAACAAATAAACTAGCTTTGGAACAAAGGGTATAAACTTAAAATTCGAAACATTTAAATGAAAAGGaatcaaaagaagataaataacaTGCTCCATATGATGGACTAgattttcgtttttcttctttatttattttctatttgagCCGTTGGGGGGCTGGTAGACAGCATTCCACAAAATCGATACTTCTACGAAATACGTTCTTATAACCAGATCAAATCCAAACTGTAATCCCCAACACCTGCAATATGAACCTGATGCCGAATGTACATCAGACAACAAATAtattgttaaaaataaacagcAAGATTCTATGAATCATATTTTCAGAGTTTATGCCTTCCCCGCAAGATGATGACTCCAACCTCTATTAATTTTGAGCAATATAAatattatgatgaatgaaaaaaatggaATGCCAAAAAATAGCAATGTTCCTATACTTATGAAACACCGAAATTTTAAACAGCTATAAACAATTCAATAGTCATAATTAGACAAACGATAATTCCAAATGAAGATCTGAAAGATATTTCTGAcaaaattcttttaaaaaagaattaatagGCCTCAATATAAACATAAATGACCTGGTTCCAACCCTGGATTTGGAATTTGAATGTTTCCTGTGAAGAAAATGTCTATCATATTAATGGACAGTGTGGTCAGCTGAATAAATCCTCAAAAAAGGTAGtgtttatgtaacaaataaCGTATCAAGATACCCACAACATCCactgaataaatattcaagcaGAGTGGTCTCCCAATGCATAATACTGACATCtataaatgtgtgtgtgttCACGTGTGTGCAGACGAGTGTGTGTGTTTGATATGCATGACAAGAGTTGCACTCACAAACGTCCTAAAAAAATAGGGTACAATTTTTGGTGGCGTGAGGATTTCCTTTCAAGTTTAAACCATCCATGTAGAGACagtagaagaaaaataataagattaaaTGGAGTGAGGATTTCCTTTGCAGCGTCAATCATAGCATTGTTTCCATAACAGAAGTAATAAATCAAGCATTTAATGAACAATGTTCAATCTAATATCACATCAAATAAAGTTATCGCAACATCAGAAGAAAATGGCGAAACATGGCACCTGAAATAATGGTAGCCGGACCTCGAACCTCTGATAAATTATGATTGGTATAATGCTTTACAAGCCATAATTAACAAAGGCTTGCGAACCTAGAATAAACAATAAGGATtaaacatatgtatatatatttatttatttgaataatTTCACAGCAGATTGATTGACAATTATACAATGCAGGCAAGGAATAGACAATGTTATGCATACCTTGGGAGGTCTATGCACCACGACTATGGAGCTTGTTCGCCATAGGAATGATCAAAGGTTGGGACATGAACCCTGCGCCGCTCTTGCTCGATTGAGTGAGACTGAAGACACTTGGCTTTCACAATTGAGCTAAAAGAAAATGCTTTAGGCTTTTGCTTCTTTCCATTTTGGGGAAGTGTCATGCTTCCTCTTGTCGGCCTTAGAACCCCACTGCATGTACCAATGTGCCTTCTGCAACTGCTTATTGGTTCCACTATCTATGACCATGGTAGCCTAATTAAGACAGCCTAACAGGACAAGCTACAATGTTCCAAAGGAAACTATGAGCATGAATACTTCAAAACCAACACCAATTCCCATTGCTTGGTCGGAACGAGTCATATGGTTACTGATCAAATCCACAGACCAGATGCAAAGCACATTAACAAAAGCATTTAATTTTTCTCCAAAGCACCATTCAAGTCAGATTTTCTGAGTATCCCACGCATCATTGTATACCAGTAAGCAATAATTAATCGTCTACGTCAAACAACAACTTCTCTGCTTAATGGAATGTGAGAACAAATTGATGCTTCAAGCGGAAACATAATCCAAATTCTGTGATTGCATTTGGACTATCCTGACTTTAGCAGCAGTAACACAATGGTAGAACTGCTTGCAGGACAACTACCTCACATTCTTCAAATACTCATCAAAggttaccctttttttttaaaaaaaaaaaaggctaataGGTACTTCAAATAAACATAGTTGCACTTGACTGTTTTCAGGAGTTCCCATGCAACAACCATCTTTCCGCTATAAATTTCGGTGACTGAAATCCACATCATAGGACTTACagcacaagaaaaataaaactttcacaaattaaaccaaaaggcatATCATTAAAAAGTAAGAATTCAGGAGAAATGATTATATCTGATATTCATATACAAATCTAGACCAAAACTGAGTTTCAATATATTAGTTATTGAACAACAACATATTTCCCACAGAAACCAGCCCTAAAGAAacattgggaaaaaaaaatttggaaaagaaagaagaagaagaacaagaaagcattgaCATATTTCCACAAGAATACAACATGAGACTATACCATTTCTACTAAGATGAAACATAATGTGAAAGTCGGGAAGCCATATTCGCAACCTGCGACTGCATTTGTACTGCCCTGACTTTAGCAGCTGTAGCACGATGATAGAACTGCTTGCGGGACAATGACCTCACATTCTTCAAGTACTCCTCAAAGGCTATTGACCCATCCTGCAATGCCTTATCCAAAGAATACACAACATCTTCAATCGCCAAATCAGAGGCTGTACAATCCAACATCTGCTTCGAAAGCGGGTCAATGCATTCGAAAGCATCGTCCACATCACCATCCAGCCTCCCCCTGGTCTTCCCCTCATTCTCTCTCAACCAGGCCTCCAAAACATCCAAATTCATCAGCACCATCTGCAACTGCTGCTCCAAACCCTCCTTCTCATCCACCATCTCTTTCAACCCTTTGTTGAGCTGCTCCGATCGCTGCCGCAGCACCGCCTGTGCATTGAACAAGCCTTCAATTTCCGCCTCCCTCGTCTTCCTCAACCCTGCCATGTCGCCGTGCACCATCTCCACAAGCTTATTGATCGCATTCCTCTTGAAAACCTCATTCGGATCATCAGTCTGAACACGAGAAAATGATCCACTACTTCCATAGGGTGACGGCGGGTACGTCCTCGGCGGAATTGCAGGACGGGCAGGACTAGCCGATCCCGATGAGCCCGAATATGCCGGGTAGCTCGAATATCCTGAATTCGACACCGCGGACGAGGAATGACCAAGGTTaggattagggttagggtttggattGGGATTGGGCCTGCGCTGGGAGAAGAGAGGCGGATCCTGACCGAAAACGGCGCTGAGATTCTTGACGAGCTCGACGAGGTTGGAGCTAGGGTAGACCCAGTTCTGCAAGTAGGGGATGGAGACGGAACCAGAAGGGTTGACGTGGGCGTGAGGGCGCTTGATGACCATGTCGCGCGTGGGGTTGACGTAGACGCAGGGCGGGTGGCGAGGGTAGGACTCCATGAGCCAGATGATGACGGGGATGTTGTAGGTGACGCCCTGAAACGACATGGGGATGGTGCCGTAAGCCTGGAGGAGGTTGACGGAGCGACCGTCGTTGTGGGTGAACGTCGCGGTTTTGGGCTCGAGGGAAGGGTAGGCGGAGGTGAGAGAGACGAGGTGGGTGCGGATGAGCCACTTGGTGTCCTCGGAGTAAGGGAGGGCGGAGGGGCCACGTTGGGAGAGGACGGAGCTCAGGAACTGCTGGATCAGTTGGGGGTTCGGTGGGCTCGGACCGGCCGGTGGAACCATCGCAGCAATTTGGATCGGATCGGGTTCGGAAGGTTGAGATTTGAGATTCCGAGAAGAAGAGAGGGGCGAGGGAGGATTTTAATCGGAGCGAGTTTTTGATCGATCAAGATTTTGGATGGAATTGGGggagtttgtttgtttgttatgttTGCTTACGGGAGAAACGATGGAGTGTGAGCGTGTTTGGGACAGGCGACTGTGTAGTGGGGGTGACTTCTGTGTCTTCACTCGTTTTCAACAACATCAAGGTAAAATCTTGCCAAGGGCCATGTCTGTACATGGACATTAtcgtaaaagaaaattgaatttcataTGGGCTTAAAAACTTAAGGAAAAACGTCAAGAAACTGATCGaaattattcatattataaattattatataattacttttaagtaaaataaaaataaagtcatATATATCATTGaatagtataaaaataaattgttagTAACGGTAAAATGTAT contains the following coding sequences:
- the LOC137735700 gene encoding protein ELC-like: MVPPAGPSPPNPQLIQQFLSSVLSQRGPSALPYSEDTKWLIRTHLVSLTSAYPSLEPKTATFTHNDGRSVNLLQAYGTIPMSFQGVTYNIPVIIWLMESYPRHPPCVYVNPTRDMVIKRPHAHVNPSGSVSIPYLQNWVYPSSNLVELVKNLSAVFGQDPPLFSQRRPNPNPNPNPNPNLGHSSSAVSNSGYSSYPAYSGSSGSASPARPAIPPRTYPPSPYGSSGSFSRVQTDDPNEVFKRNAINKLVEMVHGDMAGLRKTREAEIEGLFNAQAVLRQRSEQLNKGLKEMVDEKEGLEQQLQMVLMNLDVLEAWLRENEGKTRGRLDGDVDDAFECIDPLSKQMLDCTASDLAIEDVVYSLDKALQDGSIAFEEYLKNVRSLSRKQFYHRATAAKVRAVQMQSQVANMASRLSHYVSS